From a single Pongo pygmaeus isolate AG05252 chromosome 12, NHGRI_mPonPyg2-v2.0_pri, whole genome shotgun sequence genomic region:
- the FIGLA gene encoding factor in the germline alpha, whose product MDPAPGSLDPRAAPLALLGAPQAEVLEDVLREQFGPLPQLAAVCRLKRLPSGGYSSTENLQLVLERRRVANAKERERIKNLNRGFARLKALVPFLPQSRKPSKVDILKGATEYIQVLSDLLEGAKDSKKQDPDEQSCSNNTSEPHISSARQLSRNITQHISCAFGLKNEEEGPWADGGSGEPAHTCHQSVMSTTEIISPTRSLDRFPEVELLSHRLPQV is encoded by the exons ATGGACCCTGCGCCCGGCTCCCTAGATCCCCGCGCTGCGCCGCTCGCGCTCCTGGGCGCCCCGCAAGCCGAGGTGCTGGAGGACGTGTTGCGGGAGCAGTTCGGGCCGCTGCCGCAGCTGGCCGCTGTCTGCCGGCTCAAGCGGCTGCCCTCGGGCGGCTACTCGTCCACCGAAAACCTCCAGTTGGTGCTGGAGCGGCGGCGTGTGGCCAACGCCAAGGAGCGTGAGCGG ATAAAAAATCTCAACCGTGGTTTTGCCAGATTGAAGGCACTTGTGCCATTTCTTCCCCAAAGCAGGAAGCCCAGCAAAGTTGATATCCTTAAAGGTGCAACTGAATATATACAGGTTCTCAGTGATCTTTTGGAAGGAGCCAAAGACTCAAAG AAACAAGACCCAGATGAGCAGAGCTGTAGTAACAACACTTCTGAACCACATATATCCTCGGCAAGACAGCTATCAAGAAACATCACCCAACATATCAGCTGTGCTTTCGGCTTGAAGAATGAAGAGGAAGGGCCTTGGGCAGATGGTGGCAGTGGTGAGCCGGCACATACTTGTCACCAGAGTGTGATGTCTACGACTGAAATTATCTCCCCAACCAGAAGTCTG